Proteins encoded within one genomic window of Amorphoplanes friuliensis DSM 7358:
- a CDS encoding glycoside hydrolase family 26 protein, whose product MSPSHRAPRRLTRRHLLGMAGGLAAVPVVAVAAQQVRSDQSAAEATSSPGRGVPSAAPSAAAAPKVITKGGGSVPFKPGHALLGSYLSLDGRTATQSQALRREQLGRDERIVHVFYDWADSLPTAIDGIPAKAVPLVSWRGTAYDDITSGRSDDRIARAARRLKRQDRPVLLRWGWEMNGDWYAWGAARNGQDPEAYIASWRRLHDIFAEEKARNVSWVWSPNWNSAPIEDWNTYQALYPGDKYVDWVGVSGYNLHRETPDTLFGPIYRAFAARKPIMISEVGSMDRGGRTKADWITLFADWVEAHPAVGGVVWFDTDTHPGYAEKWRIDTDAASLAAYVAMAKRPRFSG is encoded by the coding sequence GTGAGCCCGTCCCACCGCGCGCCGCGGCGGCTGACCCGCCGCCACCTGCTCGGGATGGCCGGCGGGCTCGCCGCCGTACCCGTCGTCGCTGTCGCCGCGCAGCAGGTGCGCTCGGACCAGTCCGCGGCCGAGGCGACCTCCTCGCCGGGCCGTGGGGTCCCGTCCGCCGCGCCGAGCGCCGCCGCCGCGCCGAAAGTGATCACCAAGGGCGGCGGGTCCGTGCCGTTCAAACCCGGACACGCCCTGCTCGGCTCCTACCTGTCCCTCGACGGCCGGACGGCGACCCAGAGTCAGGCCCTGCGCCGGGAGCAGCTGGGCCGCGACGAGCGCATCGTGCACGTATTCTACGACTGGGCCGACTCGCTGCCCACCGCGATCGACGGCATCCCCGCCAAAGCGGTCCCGCTGGTGTCCTGGCGCGGCACGGCCTACGACGACATCACCTCGGGGCGCAGCGACGACCGGATCGCCCGGGCCGCACGCCGCCTCAAGCGGCAGGACCGCCCGGTGCTGCTGCGCTGGGGCTGGGAGATGAACGGTGACTGGTACGCGTGGGGAGCCGCCCGCAACGGCCAGGACCCGGAGGCGTACATCGCTTCGTGGCGGCGCCTGCACGACATCTTCGCCGAGGAGAAGGCCAGGAACGTGTCCTGGGTGTGGAGCCCCAACTGGAACTCCGCACCGATCGAGGACTGGAACACCTACCAGGCGCTCTACCCGGGCGACAAGTACGTCGACTGGGTCGGCGTCTCGGGGTACAACCTGCACCGCGAGACGCCCGACACCCTGTTCGGCCCGATCTACCGGGCGTTCGCGGCCCGCAAGCCGATCATGATCAGCGAGGTCGGTTCGATGGACCGCGGCGGCCGCACCAAGGCCGACTGGATCACGCTCTTCGCCGACTGGGTCGAGGCCCACCCGGCGGTGGGCGGTGTCGTCTGGTTCGACACCGACACCCACCCCGGGTACGCGGAGAAGTGGCGCATCGACACCGACGCCGCGTCACTGGCGGCGTACGTGGCGATGGCGAAGCGCCCCCGCTTCAGCGGCTAG
- a CDS encoding polysaccharide deacetylase family protein, which translates to MPALMYHSVSAVGGPLSDLAVPRGRLAEQLGALTAAGYRLVGLSEALDLLDAGCTDKLVAVTFDDGYRDFLTDGVPVLAEAGAGATLYASVGHLGERAGWLGRWAPDFGRLLTWDELADVAAAGIEIGNHSLLHHPLDVLPADRLREETVRSKDELEQRLQQRVRSFAYPHGYNGGKVRAAVLAAGHDNATEVGRRLHTPGERRFAVPRLQPTPGMTGADLVDLVAGGGSPVVPQLKRLAQPGWRVVRRVARAAGRNLT; encoded by the coding sequence ATGCCGGCGCTCATGTACCACTCGGTGTCCGCCGTCGGCGGGCCGCTGAGCGACCTTGCCGTGCCCCGCGGACGCCTCGCCGAGCAGCTCGGCGCGCTCACTGCGGCCGGCTACCGCCTCGTCGGGCTCTCCGAGGCCCTCGACCTGCTCGACGCGGGCTGCACGGACAAGCTCGTCGCCGTCACTTTCGACGACGGGTACCGCGACTTCCTCACCGACGGTGTGCCCGTGCTGGCCGAGGCCGGCGCCGGTGCCACCCTCTACGCCTCCGTCGGTCACCTGGGCGAACGCGCCGGCTGGCTGGGCCGCTGGGCACCGGACTTCGGCCGCCTCCTGACCTGGGACGAGCTGGCCGACGTCGCCGCCGCCGGCATCGAGATCGGCAACCACAGCCTGCTGCACCACCCGCTCGACGTGCTGCCGGCCGACCGGCTGCGCGAGGAGACCGTCCGTAGCAAGGACGAACTCGAGCAGCGCCTGCAGCAGCGCGTCCGCAGCTTCGCCTACCCGCACGGCTACAACGGCGGCAAGGTCCGCGCCGCCGTGCTCGCCGCCGGTCACGACAACGCCACCGAGGTCGGCCGCCGCCTCCACACGCCGGGGGAGCGCCGCTTCGCCGTGCCCCGGCTCCAGCCGACACCGGGCATGACCGGCGCCGATCTGGTGGACCTCGTCGCCGGTGGTGGTTCGCCGGTCGTGCCGCAGCTCAAGCGGCTGGCCCAGCCCGGCTGGCGGGTCGTGCGCAGGGTCGCCCGCGCCGCCGGCCGGAACCTGACGTGA
- a CDS encoding metallophosphoesterase: MSVGETVETEPRRRPGRALRFGLIVGAVVLLLFGLPWWTLVWSGNRWPGALFAAGTALFVILAAGFPVLMFRGHGPQHRDGAARVADVLLGVAWVLFVWSILGNVLRLVLALAGVADPVRSRTVTAVVTLISIVLLLWGYAEAMRVSRVRRVDVIIDRLGAGLDGLKVVLLTDTHYGPINRARWSRGVVDVVNSLEPDVVAHTGDIADGEVSERREQAAPLGDVRARLARVYVTGNHEYFSGAQRWVEHMASLGWEALHNRHVVVTRDGSSLVLAGVDDRTAAGSGVPGHHMDHEAALSGADPELPVLLLAHQPQQITGAVAHGIDLQISGHTHGGQMWPFHYLVRLDQPVLQGLSRHGERTQLYTSRGTGFWGPPFRIFAPSEITLITLHSH, translated from the coding sequence GTGTCTGTCGGTGAAACCGTCGAGACCGAGCCGCGTCGCCGGCCCGGCCGCGCTCTGAGATTCGGCCTGATCGTCGGGGCCGTCGTCCTGCTCCTCTTCGGCCTGCCCTGGTGGACGCTCGTCTGGTCCGGCAACCGCTGGCCCGGCGCGCTGTTCGCCGCCGGTACGGCGCTGTTCGTGATCCTCGCGGCCGGCTTCCCCGTCCTGATGTTCCGCGGCCACGGCCCGCAGCACCGCGACGGCGCCGCCCGCGTCGCCGACGTCCTGCTCGGCGTCGCCTGGGTGCTCTTCGTCTGGTCGATCCTCGGCAACGTGCTGCGGCTCGTGCTCGCCCTCGCGGGTGTCGCCGACCCGGTCCGGTCCCGGACCGTCACGGCGGTGGTCACCCTGATCTCGATCGTCCTGCTCCTCTGGGGGTACGCCGAAGCGATGCGTGTCTCGCGCGTCCGCCGCGTCGACGTGATCATCGACCGGCTGGGTGCGGGGCTCGACGGCCTCAAGGTCGTGCTGCTGACCGACACGCACTACGGCCCGATCAACCGCGCCCGCTGGTCCCGCGGTGTCGTGGACGTCGTCAACTCCCTCGAGCCGGACGTCGTCGCGCACACCGGCGACATCGCGGACGGCGAGGTCTCGGAACGCCGTGAGCAGGCCGCCCCGCTCGGCGACGTCCGTGCCCGGCTGGCCCGCGTCTACGTCACCGGCAACCACGAATACTTCAGCGGCGCGCAGCGCTGGGTCGAGCACATGGCGTCACTCGGCTGGGAGGCCCTGCACAACCGCCACGTGGTCGTCACCCGCGACGGCAGCAGCCTGGTGCTGGCCGGCGTCGACGACCGTACGGCCGCGGGCTCCGGCGTGCCCGGCCACCACATGGACCACGAGGCCGCACTCTCCGGCGCCGACCCCGAGCTGCCCGTCCTGCTGCTCGCCCACCAGCCGCAGCAGATCACCGGCGCGGTCGCCCACGGCATCGACCTGCAGATCTCCGGCCACACCCACGGCGGGCAGATGTGGCCCTTCCACTACCTGGTACGCCTGGACCAGCCGGTGCTGCAGGGCCTGAGCCGCCACGGTGAGCGCACGCAGCTCTACACCTCCCGGGGTACCGGATTCTGGGGCCCGCCGTTCCGGATCTTCGCGCCGAGCGAGATCACCCTGATCACGCTGCACTCACACTGA
- a CDS encoding aminoglycoside phosphotransferase family protein — translation MLDIPATVRAKARQEPGWLESLPGLVDELAVEWSFTPGRAYQDGTEAYVAEAVLVDGTPAVLKLLVPRAGGTHAAAEITVLRLAGGDGCVRLLRSDAARGAMLLERLGPSLADLDLPLDERLEILCDLAQRVWRPAPDSGLPTGAEKGRWLVEHIRQRWEDLDRPCSERTVAHAIACAERRIAAHDDARAMLVHGDVHQWNALRAGDGYKLVDPDGLLAEPEYDLGVLMREDPVELMQSDPWDRAHLLAERTRTDATAIWEWGVTERVSTGLLAVDIGLQPVGDQMLAAAELISVSAA, via the coding sequence ATGCTGGACATCCCCGCCACTGTGCGTGCCAAGGCCCGGCAGGAGCCTGGGTGGCTGGAGTCCCTGCCCGGACTCGTGGACGAACTGGCCGTCGAGTGGTCGTTCACGCCCGGCCGGGCCTACCAGGACGGGACCGAGGCGTACGTCGCGGAGGCCGTGCTGGTGGACGGGACCCCTGCCGTCCTGAAGCTGCTGGTTCCGCGGGCGGGAGGCACGCACGCCGCCGCCGAGATCACCGTGTTGCGGCTCGCCGGTGGTGACGGCTGTGTGCGCCTCCTGCGGTCGGACGCCGCCCGCGGCGCGATGCTGCTCGAACGCCTCGGCCCGTCACTGGCGGACCTCGACCTGCCTCTGGACGAGCGACTCGAGATCCTCTGCGACCTGGCTCAGCGGGTCTGGCGGCCGGCGCCGGACTCGGGGCTTCCCACCGGCGCCGAGAAGGGCCGCTGGCTCGTCGAGCACATCCGGCAGCGCTGGGAGGACCTGGACCGGCCCTGCTCGGAGCGGACCGTGGCCCACGCGATCGCCTGCGCCGAACGCCGCATCGCCGCGCACGACGACGCCCGGGCGATGCTCGTGCACGGTGACGTCCACCAGTGGAACGCGCTGCGGGCCGGCGACGGTTACAAGCTCGTCGACCCTGACGGCCTGCTGGCCGAGCCCGAGTACGACCTCGGCGTCCTGATGCGGGAGGACCCGGTCGAGCTGATGCAGAGCGATCCGTGGGACCGCGCACACCTGCTCGCCGAGCGCACCCGTACCGATGCGACAGCGATCTGGGAGTGGGGCGTGACCGAGCGGGTGTCGACCGGTCTGCTGGCGGTGGACATCGGCCTTCAGCCGGTCGGCGACCAGATGCTCGCCGCCGCCGAGCTGATCAGTGTGAGTGCAGCGTGA
- a CDS encoding ATP-binding cassette domain-containing protein, with translation MRLLRDLWATSPRRTAFVAVLIVLGAAGQAGALGLAGAVLVNRSMPLFVLLAVALVVSVLSDVVVGLVVAGLTADWAASVRRSLCRVAFGQDLPTLENTPVGELLDRIDGDVYQVGSELRGSGVRLAQSLAVAMLSIVTAFFAWWPAGIGMLVVSILLVLVLNKPIQRISPLRIREEEAWSDLAAVMEESIHGQDDVRTSLAAPYVRRLYARRAREVLTRGRKVWITSSKITMGAGAITRVLIAALVVFGAWALIGGHVDGARLTAVWLLALGFGGTLEHVTRMVPELQNALGAWSRVQSLRDVPQEPTEGLPPVDGDLAVRGLTFRYGESDSGRAPALRDVNLSFARGRSYALIGRTGSGKSTLAKVLTRAVEVPRGTVFLGGTDIVDLDVEGLRRWTAIVPQRTEILAGTLAENIALFDPELLPQAATAVEELGLTSWVGSLPEGIHTKLGEGGYMLSAGQEQLVAFARILVRDPHVVILDEATARLDPVTEVWVQRATDRLLEGRIGVIVAHRLSSVRRCDEVVVLADGEVLESGPLQESQRFAELLASSSVPAPARPAGGVALLEREPEEPVVTELGNSLPMADPPPLPEAPPARTMREIARLATNDPRYGLSAIAFFIVLVLLGLDGAILPLLWSQVVDNIGDPMLPALGIAAALIVAIPALYYTGAWFPEWWVRQMLRISMRLVNGQTGPRRISKYTPAEVVAQGGDTERVVMLADNLIDTTISLFMIVTMTLASGSFVPAAFFLGTMLISGLAATLFGPRLERAARRTVAARASFATALVSSLSAARTVKLAGATRPVLDHLAGLDTTRSDQQRREISIQVWARSTPSIVSGLLPIAAWALYLAGNLSAAATLIAVATLGAARWFAWTTASLVSHFPSARVWTKRTVAMAGVGAYSSAVPGVDLAAGTAEAPPVAPRNPLRTLELSGFSAVHENGTVGAQDIDLTVERGELVLVVGPVGSGKSSLLRALAGIVHHTGTLTWNGRPVDQPEVFLRPNQVGYVAQLPRVLSGTVADNIQLGHEVDAADAVTTAQLEHDLAATGGGLQLLIGHKGTRLSGGQLQRLALARALAPRTELLIADDISSALDVTTELELWRALRDHGVTVVGSTSKRAALSRADRVVILIGGRAVAQGTWLELEDRYGHLAG, from the coding sequence ATGCGCCTGCTCCGCGACTTATGGGCGACCTCGCCCCGTCGCACCGCCTTCGTTGCCGTCCTCATCGTGCTCGGTGCCGCCGGTCAGGCCGGGGCCCTGGGCCTCGCCGGTGCCGTCCTGGTCAACCGTTCGATGCCCCTCTTCGTGCTGCTCGCCGTGGCCCTCGTGGTCTCGGTGCTCAGCGATGTCGTCGTCGGCCTGGTCGTGGCCGGCCTGACCGCCGACTGGGCCGCCTCGGTGCGCCGCAGCCTGTGCCGGGTCGCCTTCGGCCAGGACCTCCCGACCCTGGAGAACACCCCGGTCGGCGAGCTCCTCGACCGCATCGACGGTGACGTCTACCAGGTCGGCTCCGAGCTGCGCGGCAGCGGCGTCCGGCTCGCGCAGTCCCTGGCCGTCGCGATGCTGTCGATCGTCACCGCGTTCTTCGCCTGGTGGCCCGCCGGCATCGGCATGCTGGTCGTCTCGATCCTGCTGGTCCTGGTGCTCAACAAGCCGATCCAGCGCATCTCCCCGCTGCGCATCCGCGAGGAGGAGGCCTGGTCCGACCTGGCCGCCGTGATGGAGGAGTCCATCCACGGCCAGGACGACGTCCGCACCAGCCTCGCGGCACCCTACGTCCGCCGGCTCTACGCCCGGCGCGCCCGCGAGGTGCTGACCCGCGGCCGCAAGGTGTGGATCACGTCGTCGAAGATCACCATGGGCGCCGGCGCGATCACGCGGGTGCTCATCGCCGCGCTCGTGGTCTTCGGCGCCTGGGCCCTGATCGGCGGGCACGTCGACGGCGCCCGGCTCACCGCCGTCTGGCTGCTGGCCCTCGGCTTCGGCGGCACGCTCGAGCACGTCACCCGCATGGTCCCCGAGCTGCAGAACGCCCTGGGCGCCTGGAGCCGCGTCCAGTCGCTGCGGGACGTCCCGCAGGAGCCGACCGAGGGTCTCCCGCCCGTCGACGGCGACCTGGCGGTCCGCGGCCTGACCTTCCGGTACGGCGAGTCCGACTCCGGGCGCGCACCGGCACTGCGCGACGTCAACCTGTCGTTCGCGCGCGGCCGGTCGTACGCGCTGATCGGGCGCACCGGCTCGGGCAAGTCGACCCTGGCCAAGGTGCTCACCCGGGCGGTCGAGGTGCCGCGCGGCACGGTCTTCCTGGGCGGCACCGACATCGTCGACCTCGACGTGGAGGGCCTGCGGCGCTGGACGGCGATCGTCCCGCAGCGTACCGAGATCCTGGCCGGCACTCTCGCCGAGAACATCGCGCTGTTCGACCCCGAGCTGCTGCCGCAGGCGGCGACCGCGGTCGAGGAGCTCGGACTGACGTCCTGGGTGGGGAGCCTGCCCGAGGGCATCCACACGAAGCTCGGCGAGGGCGGCTACATGCTCTCGGCCGGGCAGGAGCAGCTGGTCGCGTTCGCCCGGATCCTGGTCCGGGACCCGCACGTGGTGATCCTCGACGAGGCCACCGCCCGCCTGGACCCGGTCACCGAGGTCTGGGTGCAGCGCGCCACCGACCGGCTCCTCGAGGGCCGCATCGGTGTCATCGTCGCCCACCGGCTCTCCTCGGTCCGGCGCTGCGACGAGGTTGTCGTGCTCGCCGACGGCGAGGTCCTCGAGTCCGGCCCGCTGCAGGAGTCGCAACGCTTCGCGGAGCTGCTCGCCAGCTCCAGCGTCCCCGCCCCGGCCCGCCCGGCGGGTGGCGTCGCCCTGCTCGAACGCGAGCCGGAGGAACCCGTCGTCACCGAGCTCGGCAACTCACTCCCGATGGCCGACCCGCCCCCGCTGCCCGAGGCACCCCCCGCCCGGACCATGCGCGAGATCGCCCGGCTCGCCACCAACGATCCCCGGTACGGCCTGTCCGCGATCGCCTTCTTCATCGTCCTGGTGCTGCTCGGCCTCGACGGCGCGATCCTGCCGCTGCTGTGGTCGCAGGTCGTCGACAACATCGGCGACCCGATGCTGCCGGCGCTCGGCATCGCGGCCGCCCTGATCGTCGCGATCCCGGCGCTGTACTACACCGGCGCCTGGTTCCCCGAGTGGTGGGTCCGGCAGATGCTGCGCATCAGCATGCGCCTGGTCAACGGCCAGACCGGTCCCCGCCGGATCAGCAAGTACACCCCGGCGGAGGTCGTGGCGCAGGGCGGCGACACCGAACGTGTCGTCATGCTCGCCGACAACCTCATCGACACGACGATCAGCCTGTTCATGATCGTGACGATGACCCTGGCGTCCGGCTCCTTCGTCCCGGCCGCCTTCTTCCTCGGCACGATGCTCATCTCCGGTCTCGCCGCCACCCTCTTCGGACCCCGCCTCGAACGCGCAGCCCGGCGTACGGTGGCGGCCCGCGCCTCGTTCGCGACCGCCCTGGTCTCGTCCCTGTCGGCGGCCCGCACGGTGAAGCTCGCCGGCGCGACCAGGCCCGTCCTGGACCACCTGGCCGGACTCGACACGACCCGCAGCGACCAGCAACGCCGCGAGATCTCCATCCAGGTGTGGGCCCGCTCCACCCCGTCGATCGTCAGCGGCCTGCTGCCGATCGCGGCCTGGGCCCTCTACCTGGCCGGCAACCTGTCCGCCGCCGCAACACTGATCGCCGTGGCGACGCTGGGCGCGGCCCGCTGGTTCGCGTGGACCACAGCGTCGCTGGTGTCCCACTTCCCGTCGGCCCGCGTCTGGACAAAACGCACGGTGGCCATGGCCGGCGTCGGCGCGTACTCGTCGGCAGTGCCGGGCGTGGACCTCGCAGCCGGCACCGCGGAAGCGCCCCCGGTCGCACCCCGCAACCCCCTCCGCACGCTGGAACTGTCCGGCTTCAGCGCGGTCCACGAGAACGGCACGGTCGGCGCCCAGGACATCGACCTGACCGTCGAACGCGGCGAACTCGTCCTGGTCGTCGGCCCGGTCGGCTCCGGCAAGTCGTCACTGCTGCGCGCCCTCGCCGGCATCGTCCACCACACCGGCACCCTCACCTGGAACGGCCGGCCGGTCGACCAGCCCGAGGTCTTCCTCCGCCCCAACCAGGTCGGCTACGTGGCCCAGCTCCCCCGGGTCCTGTCCGGCACCGTCGCCGACAACATCCAGCTCGGCCACGAGGTCGACGCCGCCGACGCGGTCACCACAGCCCAGCTGGAACACGACCTCGCCGCCACCGGCGGCGGCCTCCAACTCCTCATCGGCCACAAAGGCACCCGCCTCTCCGGCGGCCAGCTCCAACGCCTCGCCCTGGCCCGCGCCCTCGCCCCCCGCACCGAACTCCTCATCGCCGACGACATCTCCTCAGCCCTCGACGTCACCACCGAACTCGAACTCTGGCGAGCCCTCCGCGACCACGGCGTGACGGTGGTCGGCTCAACCTCGAAGAGAGCGGCCCTCTCCCGCGCCGACCGCGTGGTCATCCTGATCGGCGGCCGGGCGGTCGCCCAGGGCACGTGGCTCGAACTCGAGGACCGCTACGGCCACCTGGCCGGCTGA